The following proteins are encoded in a genomic region of Chryseobacterium cucumeris:
- a CDS encoding serine hydrolase domain-containing protein, whose amino-acid sequence MRILKYMIGGAVAGAAAAYFLGYDYLFNGISKTYLKGKSSAHIDDGNLFPSNPVATEEPKLWEEDSDYNKTELPKHLVENLKHSRTAALVVIRNGKILHEQYWDGYNQLSQTNSFSMAKAVTVMLLGKALEEGIIPTLDEKFSDFYPEFKNKPFANKVTLKNLAEMEAGLDWNEDYNNPFLPNAKAYYGKSLVKAVFSRRFKEEPGVRFEYQSGSTQLLGFALRKALNQSLAAYLSEKFWIPLGMEQNAKWSTDDHGMEKTYCCIHSNARDFAKLGQLFLDDGKAGDHQILNADFIEEMRTPTAKSENIYGMGLWINHDNPVKHYYFLGLQGQYIIMVPEHNMVIVKTGSYSNNPKNDRGRPDQVKFLVNEIVELF is encoded by the coding sequence ATGAGAATACTAAAATATATGATAGGTGGGGCTGTAGCCGGTGCGGCAGCAGCTTATTTTCTGGGATATGATTATTTATTCAATGGCATTTCCAAAACCTATCTGAAAGGAAAATCAAGCGCCCATATTGATGATGGAAATCTTTTCCCGAGCAATCCTGTTGCAACAGAAGAACCCAAACTCTGGGAGGAAGATTCGGACTACAATAAAACAGAATTACCTAAACATTTAGTTGAAAACTTAAAACACTCCCGAACAGCTGCTTTGGTAGTGATAAGGAATGGAAAAATTCTTCATGAACAGTACTGGGATGGCTACAACCAGCTATCACAAACCAATTCTTTTTCTATGGCAAAAGCAGTGACGGTGATGCTTCTTGGAAAGGCATTGGAAGAAGGAATTATTCCAACTCTAGATGAAAAGTTCTCAGATTTTTATCCCGAATTTAAAAACAAACCCTTTGCAAATAAGGTTACCCTTAAGAATTTGGCCGAGATGGAAGCCGGACTGGACTGGAATGAAGATTACAACAATCCTTTTCTGCCCAATGCTAAAGCCTATTATGGAAAAAGCCTTGTAAAAGCTGTATTTTCCCGGAGATTTAAAGAAGAACCCGGTGTCAGATTTGAGTATCAAAGCGGCTCGACACAGCTTCTTGGTTTTGCACTCCGAAAAGCATTGAATCAATCACTAGCCGCCTATTTATCCGAAAAATTCTGGATTCCTCTGGGAATGGAACAGAATGCCAAATGGAGTACAGATGATCACGGTATGGAAAAAACCTATTGCTGCATTCATTCCAATGCAAGAGATTTTGCCAAACTTGGACAGCTTTTTCTGGATGATGGGAAAGCCGGAGATCATCAGATTCTCAATGCAGACTTCATTGAAGAGATGAGAACTCCTACAGCAAAGTCTGAAAACATTTATGGAATGGGACTTTGGATCAATCATGACAATCCTGTCAAACATTATTATTTCCTCGGATTACAGGGACAGTATATTATCATGGTTCCGGAGCATAATATGGTTATTGTAAAAACCGGAAGCTACTCCAACAATCCTAAGAATGACAGAGGAAGACCTGATCAGGTAAAATTCCTTGTGAATGAAATTGTAGAACTATTCTGA
- a CDS encoding YdeI/OmpD-associated family protein encodes MEKHSVKVDEYIEKSPDFAKPILNYLREIIHEACPDAEEAIKWKFPTFMYKGKILCSITAFKQYCSLGFWLHQEMKTLQEIETNTEKSSMFSLGKITRLEDLPSQPQLKRAIKEAMELTDMGVTMKKAPPSRIEMEIPDYFQSALDAQPKAKEIFEKASPSFRKEYIAWLTEAKTEATRNKRLEQSLEWIAEGKGRNWKYQKK; translated from the coding sequence ATGGAAAAACATAGCGTAAAAGTTGATGAATACATTGAAAAATCTCCCGATTTTGCAAAACCTATCTTAAATTATCTTCGTGAAATCATTCATGAAGCCTGCCCCGATGCGGAAGAAGCCATCAAATGGAAGTTTCCCACTTTCATGTATAAAGGGAAGATTTTATGTTCCATCACCGCTTTCAAGCAATATTGCAGCCTGGGATTCTGGCTGCATCAGGAAATGAAAACTTTACAGGAAATAGAAACAAATACTGAAAAAAGTTCAATGTTCAGTTTGGGAAAAATAACCCGTCTTGAAGATCTTCCATCCCAACCTCAGCTTAAAAGAGCGATTAAAGAAGCCATGGAGCTTACAGATATGGGCGTAACGATGAAAAAAGCACCCCCATCCAGGATAGAAATGGAAATTCCTGATTATTTTCAATCTGCTCTGGATGCCCAGCCGAAAGCAAAAGAAATTTTTGAAAAAGCTTCACCATCTTTCAGAAAAGAGTATATTGCATGGCTTACAGAAGCCAAAACAGAAGCTACCAGAAATAAAAGATTGGAACAGTCTTTGGAATGGATAGCCGAAGGTAAAGGCCGCAACTGGAAGTACCAGAAAAAATAA
- a CDS encoding helix-turn-helix domain-containing protein, producing MKKKIILFFFLIISIFTFAQEFDFEGQYKYARTLSSKNPDSSEIVLNKIIDSARKRNLPEFLAKAYYLKSFNSYLRSDAEKSLDFADKALKIAIQSDYSIGKALAYRMQGTQYAKLGLLKESSASLRNALTEVKNNNTEEGHELKGMIYNSFLILLNKEQYKEKAYYSKSAIQEFQKLKNVSRRNELLISAYTNMGYNLSEVKKFREAKPYFVKALSLVGENNYYLRANILNDIGFSFSKQNKPDSAVLYYQKSLAIVDRYGFNEKKIEVTKNLEEAYAQLHDDTNTEKYKIENLTLKDSIAYNKAMAVNKTLSKKEESFHQQLNESHSVSKGLIIACLALLIVLGAVIFNTLRLRKKHKEVVARIYREGISPVIYEEDPQEISEDIQAKNTSTPTEIKISPEVEENILQGLKIFEENLEFNNKNISRYNLANTLNINTKYLSTVIKKHKKFNFNQYINHLRINYIVNQLKNEPQYRKYKINHLAEITGYSSHSAFSLEFKKITGLHPSAFIKTLDEIS from the coding sequence ATGAAGAAAAAAATTATTCTCTTTTTCTTCCTGATTATTTCAATTTTTACATTCGCTCAGGAATTTGATTTTGAGGGACAATATAAGTATGCCCGTACACTATCGTCCAAAAATCCGGACAGCTCAGAAATTGTTCTGAATAAGATTATAGATTCTGCACGGAAAAGAAATCTGCCGGAATTTTTAGCAAAAGCTTATTATTTAAAGTCTTTCAACAGCTATCTGAGATCTGATGCTGAGAAAAGTCTTGATTTTGCAGATAAGGCGCTTAAAATAGCAATACAAAGCGATTACAGCATCGGAAAGGCGCTCGCATACAGAATGCAGGGAACTCAGTACGCAAAGCTCGGCCTGCTTAAAGAGTCTTCTGCCAGCCTCCGAAATGCACTCACTGAAGTAAAAAATAATAATACCGAGGAAGGACATGAGCTGAAAGGAATGATCTATAATTCTTTTTTGATCCTTCTTAACAAGGAACAGTATAAAGAGAAAGCGTATTATTCCAAAAGTGCCATCCAGGAATTTCAGAAGCTTAAAAATGTCAGCAGAAGAAATGAACTGTTGATTTCCGCTTATACCAATATGGGATATAATTTATCTGAGGTAAAAAAATTCAGGGAGGCTAAACCTTATTTTGTAAAAGCCCTTTCGCTGGTAGGGGAAAACAATTATTATCTTCGGGCAAACATCCTGAATGATATTGGATTTTCTTTTTCAAAACAGAATAAACCGGACAGTGCGGTGCTTTATTATCAGAAATCGCTGGCCATTGTAGATCGGTATGGATTCAATGAAAAAAAGATTGAGGTTACTAAAAATCTTGAAGAAGCCTACGCCCAGCTTCACGACGATACCAATACCGAAAAATATAAAATTGAAAATCTTACATTAAAAGACAGCATTGCTTATAACAAGGCCATGGCCGTCAACAAAACACTTTCTAAAAAAGAAGAGAGTTTTCATCAGCAGCTCAATGAAAGCCATTCTGTCTCAAAAGGGCTTATTATTGCGTGCCTTGCATTGTTAATTGTTTTAGGAGCTGTGATTTTCAATACCCTCCGTCTCCGTAAAAAACATAAAGAAGTTGTTGCCAGAATTTACAGAGAAGGCATTTCTCCTGTTATTTATGAGGAAGATCCACAGGAAATTTCTGAGGATATTCAGGCAAAAAATACCTCTACTCCAACAGAAATAAAAATTTCGCCGGAAGTAGAGGAAAACATATTACAGGGATTAAAAATATTTGAAGAAAACCTTGAGTTTAACAACAAAAACATTTCGCGTTACAATCTTGCCAACACATTGAATATCAATACAAAATACCTTTCAACGGTTATTAAGAAACATAAGAAATTCAATTTCAACCAATACATTAATCATCTGAGGATCAATTACATTGTTAACCAGTTGAAAAATGAACCTCAATACAGAAAGTATAAGATCAATCACCTTGCAGAAATTACGGGATATTCCTCCCACAGTGCTTTTTCTCTTGAGTTCAAAAAGATTACAGGACTTCACCCGTCTGCTTTTATCAAAACCCTTGATGAAATCTCCTGA